The sequence GACCGAACCGACCATGGTCGTCTTGCCGACACCAAAACCGCCGGCAATGACGATCTTGGTCGAGGCAGCCTTGCGCGACGGTGCCGAGTTCGGCTGCCGCTGTGGGCTAGTAGCTGCGGAGTCCACGGAGGGTCCTTTCGATGAGCTCTATCCGCTCGTCCTTGGACGAGTTCTCAGTGATGGTTGCTTGCACGCGGATGAACCCATGCTCAACGAGGTCGCTGAGCAAGACGCGTACGACGCCTATCGGCATTTTTACGAGGGCCGCGCACTCGGCGACAGAGCGTTTGTCGCACACTTCGAGCACCTGGAGTGCAGCAGCACTCACCTGTCCGACATCGCCGCCCTCGGTGCGCAGGGTCGCCTCCATCGGCAGGTCCACCGTTGAGTGGGTCCGCCCCGAGGTGATGGTGTACGGCCGCACGAAGCGAGGTCGGGCGACCTCGTCCTCCGAGCCGTTCGAGTCTGGTGTCACTTACGCTCCCGGAAAGACAGCTCCTAGGAGCTGACTCGCGCCTCTGCCTCGACCGTGCGACCGACACGCTCGACGAGGAGAGCCATCTCGTAGCCGACCTGACCGATGTCGGCGTCCTCCTCGGTGAGGACGGTGAGGTTGGAGCCGTCGCCCACGCTCATGAGCATGAGGTAGCCGTGCTCCATCTCCACCACGGTCTGGAGCACTGCCCCACCGTCGAAGAGGCGGGCGGCGCCGACGGCAAGGCTCGCCAGACCGGAGGAGACGGCCGCAACCTGCTCGGCGCGCTCACCGGGGATGCTCTGGCTCTCGGCCATGAGGAGGCCGTCGGCCGAGACCAGGATGGCGTGGGCTGCGTCGGTCACCTCCTCGACGAAGCGAGACACCAGCCAGTTGAGGTTGTTGTCGGTGGCCGAGAGGCCCTGGGACTGAGTCATGTTCAGATCTACTTTCTTACTGGTGGTCAGACACGGGGGTGGTGCGTCCACGGCGGACGCCCGCCTTGTGCGCTGAAAGTCGGGCACGGATGGCTTCGGGATCGCGACCGGCTGCACCGATCGGCTTGGTCACGCTTCCGGGCACGAGGCGAGCACCCGGCTGACGGACCGGCAGGCCGGCGTCGTTGGTTGGTTCATGCCGCGTCTCGAGGACATCAGCAGTCCGCTCCCACCCGGCCTCCACCTCGGTCGAGGCCCAGGTCCGGGCCTCTTCGTCGGTGGTGAGCCACGAGGAGCGGGGCAGACCGTCGTCCGCACCGGCGGACGTGACCGCCGGAGCCGGCTGCTCCGTGGTCGCAGTCGGCTCCGAGCTGATCGCAGCGTGGGCCGCGACCGGCTCGTCGACCGATGAGCCAACGGTAGCC comes from Nocardioides piscis and encodes:
- a CDS encoding roadblock/LC7 domain-containing protein translates to MTQSQGLSATDNNLNWLVSRFVEEVTDAAHAILVSADGLLMAESQSIPGERAEQVAAVSSGLASLAVGAARLFDGGAVLQTVVEMEHGYLMLMSVGDGSNLTVLTEEDADIGQVGYEMALLVERVGRTVEAEARVSS
- a CDS encoding DUF742 domain-containing protein translates to MDLPMEATLRTEGGDVGQVSAAALQVLEVCDKRSVAECAALVKMPIGVVRVLLSDLVEHGFIRVQATITENSSKDERIELIERTLRGLRSY